The Candidatus Woesearchaeota archaeon DNA segment CTTAGGATTAATTCAAGGAGAACAAAGACATGAATTTACTTCAGCAAATACATCTGGGTATAAAATTGGAATTGAAAGATTAAATGAAGGTTTGAAATTATGGTTAAATGGTAGTTACGAAGATAATTCTTCTAATTCTTCACTTTCAACAATTGATCCAAACACTATGGTTCCTGTAGAATTATTATTAGATGAAAAAAGAAAGAATATTAATATCAATGGAGGTTTTTCTAATTCAAAATTAGAATTTAATATGAATTATGATGTTGAAGATAAATCTGGTGTAAATGATGTTTTTATACCTTCATTTAATGTAACTATGCCTCTTGCTAATGCGGAGTCTATATATAAAACTCTTTCAGGAGAATTAGGTTTGAATATTAATGAAAATGGTAAATTAAACATTCATGCTCAAAAAGAATTTGAACATGATGGTTTTGAAGCTGGTTTAGGATACACTAAAAGATTCTAAATAATTTTCATATCTTCTAATGTTTTTTTATCTTTTTCTAAAACAATTAATTTAGGTATTTTAGTTTGAGTATCGTTTGAAGTATTTTTTGAAAACTCCTTTTTAGCAAGTGATATGAAATTTTCAGGAAGTTTCTTTATTTTTATTTTATTTAATCTTTGGGATTTTCTTTTTGATTCGTACTCTATATTTATTTGTTTTAATTTATTATCTAATTTGTTTTCTAATTCATCAAATTCTTTCTGCGAGTATTCTTTATTGAATTCAATATATAATTCGTAATGTGGAGTTTCGTGTTTAATATTTGCAATAGCAAAGAATGTTTGATAAGAATGAGGATTAAATGTTTTCTCAATTATTTTAATTATTTCCCATTCACTTATCTTCTCGCCAGTTAAGTTTGAAAAATATTTTCCTTTTTGTACAAAACGAATTTGAGGTGTTTTTTTGTAATAATTGACTACTTCTACAATGTCATCCATAAAGTATCGATATAATCCACTTCTGTTTGTGATTATTATGTAATATTTCTTTCCTATTTCTAATTCATCGACTAATTTTGTTTCTAGTTTATTTTTATCATAATCTTTCACTTCTATAAATTCGTAAAAATTTGAAGTTATTTCTAAAACTCCTTCCCCTTTCTTTGAATATGAAGTTGGAATACTAAACCTACCCTCAGATGCCATATATCCAATTTCATGAATTAATACATCATTACCAAAATATTTTGGAAGTTTTTCAATATAAATTCCTACACTTCCCCCTTTCCAACATCCAATTGTTTGAAGATTAGTAAAAACATCTTTAGGATAGATTATAGTTTTGCCTTTTTTGATTTTTTTTAACCTATTTGCAATTTTAAGGTTTTTTTTTCTATCTGTGTAAGATTCAAAAATTTTGTTTTTAATTTCTTTATTTATAGTCTTATTATCAATTAAACTAATTATTGTATTATTTTCTAAGTCCTCAATTAATTCATCGTAATGTTTATTGAGTTTTTTTGCAAGAACTAACAAATTACTTGGATTAGGAGATATTAAAAGTGTTAAATTTCTCTTTAATATGAATATAATAATTAAGTAGTACCTTAGTTCATAATCTTCAACTTCAAGTACTTCATCTGGAACACAATACATTTTTTTTATTATGAATAATTGTTTATCATGAATTAAAGCACTAACACTCCCGAATGGAATTTTACCTTTTGTTCTTCCCTCATAAGATTTAGAAGAAAAACCATGGATTGCTCCTAGTAATGAAAATGTCTTAGGTGAGAGTAAATATGTTTGTGATGTCCAAACATTCCATGAATTTTGAAGTGATTTGATTGTTTTTTTGGTCTCAGGAATAAATTTAGGTTTATCTGTTGTACCTGAAGTAATTGCAAAGAATAAGGACTTATTTGAGATAATTGAATTTTGAATGCCTAATTTTGTTTTTTCAATATATTTTTCTAAATCTTCATAAGTATTAATACTTACTTGGTTTTTGTAATCTTTAATTGAAATTATATCTTTGAAATGATTATCTTTTCCAAATTGTGAATTTTTATTTTTTAAAATTATTTCTTCAAATAAATTATCTTGGATAATTCTAGGCCTATCTAATAGTTTTAAGAAAGGTCTATTCTTTACAAAATATAGATAAGTTTGATATATATTTAAAAATAAAATAAGTTTTTTAAGATTCATATTTAACTAATTAAAGTCAGTCATATTTATAATAAAAATTTGTAATTCTTAAGTAAAATATGTTCAATTTATCTTGCTATTTTTAATTTATTTTCTAATCTTTGACTTGATTTTGTTAAATCTCTTCTATCTTCTCCTAAATAAAAAGATTCAAATTCGTTATCATCTTTAAACATACTTTCTGGGATGATTTTTTTAAATAAGGATTTATATTCTGTAGTCTCTATTTTCTCATGATAGGTTCTACTAATTTCTTCTTTAATTCTAGTCTTTAATGTTTGTTTATCAAAAATTACTGGAGATTTGTATTCTTCAAGTAGATTTGATATTGAAATTGGAATTGTAACATCAAAATCTTTGTGGTGTCCTTTAACATAACCTATTTCTTTCTCCATTAATTGTGAGTATTTTTCTTTTGTTTCAAATCTATAATTAAGTGGGACAGTTCCACTTTTAATTAAAGTTGGCCAGGATTGATTTAACATGAAATCAGTCAAATCAGGATTTAAATCACCCCTATATTTATCTTCGTTAATATTTGTTGTAACATCACTTGCATCTAAATCTGAACTTCTGTATACTCTTGATGAATATTGTGCTTCAATTTTGTCAAGTATTTGTATTAAAAGATTTTCAACTCCCATTACTTCTTTTGTTATTTTTAATGGATATCCTTTTCCATTTATTGCTTCATGATGAAATAATGCCATCTGCACAATCTCTTCTTCTACCCCTTTTTCTAATAAAACATAAGCACCTAGTAATGTATGAGCTTCCATAAAACTTCTTTCTTCTCTTGTAAATCTTCTTGGTAAATTTTTAATTTCATTAGGGATTAAATATTTGCCTATATCATGTAATCTTGAACCAACTGTTGCTACATAAAGTTGTTTTTGTGAAAATCCTAATTGAATTCCTACTTTGCTCATCATATGACCTAATCTTAATGAATGAAAAGCAGCTTCAGGGTCTTTATCTTTAAATTCTCTTTCACATTCTTTAATTATATTAGTTCTACTATCAATCTCATTTTGAATTTTTTTTTGATGATTTTGCATTTCACTTAAATGTTCTTCAAGAACTTTTTTGGATTTATTCTTTAGGATAGAAACAGGTGAATATTTGTCAAACCATCTCTCACCATTATAATTATAATCAGCTTCAATTGTGAATCCACCAGTATTTTCATTTAATTCAAAAGATAACCTTTGAATTAACTCCGAATTATCTTTATCCTTTAATTGATATAATCTAAAATTATTGGTATGTTCTTGTTCAAACTTATTTGGATCCATGAATTTTTTCATTAAAGCATAATAATGACCCCAATTATAATAAATAATATTTTTTGGATGTGCAATCCCTTTTTCAGGGGTTACTTCTAATTTACCTCTAATTGATTTATCTTCTTGAATTTCAGTTGTATATTTGAAATATTTATTTCTATTGTATTGAGAATTAACTCCTACAGCAGTTTGAAATAATGCACATAAATCTCTTTTGAAGAATAATGGTAATATCTTATTTTTTAATGAATTTTCAAATGATTCTATTCCTGCTTGGAAAAATTTAAATGAGTCTCCAGATAATTCTTCTTCTACATTATTAAATATTTGAAGAACATGATTGTATGGTACAAAACATTTTTTTTTTGAGAAAATATTTGAATTTTTTCTATATTCTTCAGGAACATTTTTACTTAATATTCTTTTTGTAGTTAATTCTTCATAAAAATCTGGAACTTCTTTAAAAAATACTTCTTTAGATATTTTATTCTTTTTTGCCCATTTCCATATATTTACAACATTTTCTAGTGAATTTAAATTCTCTTCTCCTACAAATATTGAAGATATAATATGTTCAGTAATATCTTCGAGTCCTTTTTTACAATATCCTCCTTCAATATCCATAGGGACCGTATTATTATCCATTTTAATATAATTTTCTAGTAATTACGAATTCTTTGTAACTACTGTTAAGGGTATCTTTAAAATTTAAATAAATTGGTAGGTTTTTAAACTTACCCTTTTTGTTGAATTTAGGATTAATAAATATTGGTTTTTCAAAAAGAATTGAATCGTAATCTCCTTCGTTTTCAATAGTTTCTAAATATTGTCCCAATAATAAATTATATCTAGTAAGAACGGTCTCTCCTACAAGACAACCAAGTATTACTGGTATATAATTTTTTCTACAAAATTCATATATCTTTAATGAGTTACAAATTCCACCATTTTTTGATATACGAATCATTGCTATATCTCCTTCTTTTTGACCTATTAGTTTTTTTGTGTCATCAAAAGTGCATAAGCTCTCATCTAAGATAATTTTAATTTTATTCGTAAAACAATAATTATACATTTGCCTTATATTACCATCTTCTACTTTGAATGGTTGTTCAAATAATTTTATTTTATTTTGATTTAGAATTTCAATTGTTTCTACTATATCATCTATTGAAAATGACTCATTTGCATCAACTCTTAAATCAATATTTTTTAATATTTTTCTAATTAGAAATAAATTTTTAATATTATTTTTACTAATTTTAACCTTTAGATGTTTAAATCCTAATAATTTTACTAGTAGAGATTTGATTATTATTTTTAATTTTGAATCAATACCAAATACTGCAGAGTATTCAATACAGTCTTTTTTTTTGAATTTTATTTTATAAAAATTTAGTATGTCTTCTATATCTTTGTTGTATATTTTTGCTGAGAGGTTAAGAAGGGCTTGTTCATATGCTGAGAATGCTGAGAGTTCATTTTTATTTATATTTGGTAAAAAACCATCAATTGTAATTAAAATGTCTTCAAATGAATTGAATTCAATTTCTTTGAAGTATGGTATTATTTTTCTTTCTAATGTCTCTATTACAGTTTGAGGA contains these protein-coding regions:
- a CDS encoding GH3 auxin-responsive promoter family protein; the encoded protein is MNLKKLILFLNIYQTYLYFVKNRPFLKLLDRPRIIQDNLFEEIILKNKNSQFGKDNHFKDIISIKDYKNQVSINTYEDLEKYIEKTKLGIQNSIISNKSLFFAITSGTTDKPKFIPETKKTIKSLQNSWNVWTSQTYLLSPKTFSLLGAIHGFSSKSYEGRTKGKIPFGSVSALIHDKQLFIIKKMYCVPDEVLEVEDYELRYYLIIIFILKRNLTLLISPNPSNLLVLAKKLNKHYDELIEDLENNTIISLIDNKTINKEIKNKIFESYTDRKKNLKIANRLKKIKKGKTIIYPKDVFTNLQTIGCWKGGSVGIYIEKLPKYFGNDVLIHEIGYMASEGRFSIPTSYSKKGEGVLEITSNFYEFIEVKDYDKNKLETKLVDELEIGKKYYIIITNRSGLYRYFMDDIVEVVNYYKKTPQIRFVQKGKYFSNLTGEKISEWEIIKIIEKTFNPHSYQTFFAIANIKHETPHYELYIEFNKEYSQKEFDELENKLDNKLKQINIEYESKRKSQRLNKIKIKKLPENFISLAKKEFSKNTSNDTQTKIPKLIVLEKDKKTLEDMKII
- a CDS encoding HD domain-containing protein; this encodes MDNNTVPMDIEGGYCKKGLEDITEHIISSIFVGEENLNSLENVVNIWKWAKKNKISKEVFFKEVPDFYEELTTKRILSKNVPEEYRKNSNIFSKKKCFVPYNHVLQIFNNVEEELSGDSFKFFQAGIESFENSLKNKILPLFFKRDLCALFQTAVGVNSQYNRNKYFKYTTEIQEDKSIRGKLEVTPEKGIAHPKNIIYYNWGHYYALMKKFMDPNKFEQEHTNNFRLYQLKDKDNSELIQRLSFELNENTGGFTIEADYNYNGERWFDKYSPVSILKNKSKKVLEEHLSEMQNHQKKIQNEIDSRTNIIKECEREFKDKDPEAAFHSLRLGHMMSKVGIQLGFSQKQLYVATVGSRLHDIGKYLIPNEIKNLPRRFTREERSFMEAHTLLGAYVLLEKGVEEEIVQMALFHHEAINGKGYPLKITKEVMGVENLLIQILDKIEAQYSSRVYRSSDLDASDVTTNINEDKYRGDLNPDLTDFMLNQSWPTLIKSGTVPLNYRFETKEKYSQLMEKEIGYVKGHHKDFDVTIPISISNLLEEYKSPVIFDKQTLKTRIKEEISRTYHEKIETTEYKSLFKKIIPESMFKDDNEFESFYLGEDRRDLTKSSQRLENKLKIAR